The DNA region caattacccaatTTTGAGAAAACTTTTGAAGTTGAGTGTGATGCTTCTGGGGTTGGCATAGGTAGGGTATTGATGCAAGAAGGAAAGCCATTGGCTTAGTTTAGTGAAAAGCTAAAAGGGGCGTCATTGAACTATTCTACTTATGACAAGGAATTGTATGCACTTGTGAGGGTATTGACCCATTGACAAAATTATTTGTGGAACAAAGAATTTGTGATTCGTTTGGATCATGAATCCTTGAAGCATTTGAAGAGCCAATCCAAACTCAACAAGAGACTTGCAATATGGGTGGAACTTACTGAAGCTTTCCCTTTATGTGATCCATTACAAGAAGGGTAAAGAAAATGTAGGGGCGGATGCGTTGTCTAGAAGGTATGTCTTGCTAAACACTATGACTTCTATGATGATGGGATTTGAAAGCCTTAAGAGATTCTATTCTCAAGATCTCgatttcaaagaaatttgtgAAGAGTTGACTCAAGGGAAGAGGGTTGACCGGTTCCAATTTGTTGACGGGTTCTTGTTCAAGGATGGAAAAGTGTGTGTTCCTATGAGCTCTTGGAGagagttgtttgtgaaagaagCCCATAGTGGAGGCATGATGGGACACTTTGTAGTGGCCAAGGCACTTGACATTCTACATGAACAATTCTATTGGCCCAAGATGAGGCATGATGTGAAAAAGCTTTGTGGTCAATGCATGGAATGCAAACAAGCCAAGTCCAAGACTCGGCCTCAAGATATGTATACTCCCCTTCCCACTCCTATTGGTCCTTGGgctgatatttctatggatttcATATTGGGTCTTCCATGAACCAAAAGAGGTCatgatagcatctttgttgtggtagATAGGTTCTAAAAAATGTCTCATTTCATACCATGCAATAAATGTGATGATGCATATCACGTAGCTTTTCTATTTGTGAATCATGTGCTTAAATTGTATGGAGTCCCCCACACTGttgttagtgatagggattccaagtttcttagtcatttttggaagagtctttggggcactgataacgtccaaatccactcctcaaagagaaagtgtacacggtcgtatgcaatataatttacccaactatgagtcggggtcgatcccacagggaacaatatactaggcgattcagaaagtaaggaactttcacttactaagctaagccaaacgatagataatattttggtttttggagaaaattataactaatgcggaaatgtaaactaacctagaaagcaggtaaaatgatcaatggccacaagaatggatgcaaaggaaactacgctcaagtaacgatccaatgtatttcatgatttacaaataatggtgagtttatattacttagcctcggataatgactctaaattagcttcgtccgaagactaactagactacctaattgaatattcctaaagcaattaggagcattaagaacacccgaatatggctacaagtgttgtcgcctatccctaggtcgatttccattagatgagggttaacgccccaaattcttgttaattattctttcccaatctcgagttttcctcttccgagtttaaaccgaaataaatgggcgagtcctagggttagcaatacccttaagaaacattaaagaacaagaataattaaaacaacattaactcacttctattaattataaaatcattcaacacataagcaaaataagagattcaatccaaacttaaacaatgtatactttcataaacaaggttcaagtattgaaatgaaatactgcacacataaatattcaataaatagcaagagatgaagaaatgagtaaagaatttctcattgtgtgcctccaaatcttcaaacccTAGTGTAGTTTCTTGCTCTAAGCTTGGA from Lycium barbarum isolate Lr01 chromosome 10, ASM1917538v2, whole genome shotgun sequence includes:
- the LOC132612967 gene encoding uncharacterized protein LOC132612967, which codes for MTSMMMGFESLKRFYSQDLDFKEICEELTQGKRVDRFQFVDGFLFKDGKVCVPMSSWRELFVKEAHSGGMMGHFVVAKALDILHEQFYWPKMRHDVKKLCGQCMECKQAKSKTRPQDMYTPLPTPIGPWADISMDFILGLP